The bacterium genome window below encodes:
- a CDS encoding serine hydrolase, with protein MSSKTLHRSLFVLVLLVHAIELQGSEEKRDLSDRNEKRLERFEKQTDELRALLKIPGLSAVILKDQKVLWAKGFGFADFERRVPATPDTLYHVASLTKTFAATLLMQMVEQGKLDLDEPVSRYSSDFKDDSVKVKHLLTHTSKGTPGEKYQYSGNQFDYLTAVIEKKAGRSFREELVKTSLDPLAMSSSVPGHDVVDEAEKWSALLGKENLNRYKNSLSRFSQPYTLYGDGEIVHVPYPQKGISAAAGLLSTVLDMAKFDAAIDRHQFVKKETQEKAWTNFISTSGKSLPHGLGWFVENFNGVKLIWHYGHWGTGFSATYLKVPEKNLSLIILSNSEALSDHKFKMGEERIVNNVFVCNFLRTFVFEDKQADDCERDSKMAVTKWLAERKANARAIVSVDPKILDAYVGQYKYDKTETEPERIWTVTREGSKLFIDIPRNHKTEIFAESETKFFLKIWPIQMTSIQMTFVKKEGQVTQIDFVNYGEKYSGNRMK; from the coding sequence ATGTCTTCAAAAACCTTGCACCGGAGTCTCTTTGTTCTTGTGTTGCTTGTTCATGCAATCGAGTTACAGGGCAGCGAAGAGAAACGTGATCTCTCCGATCGGAATGAGAAACGATTGGAACGTTTTGAAAAACAAACGGATGAACTTCGCGCGCTCCTGAAAATCCCGGGCTTGTCCGCCGTCATTCTCAAAGACCAAAAAGTTTTATGGGCGAAAGGATTCGGTTTCGCAGACTTTGAAAGGCGCGTGCCTGCCACGCCCGATACCCTCTACCACGTCGCATCACTTACCAAAACATTTGCCGCGACGCTTCTTATGCAAATGGTTGAGCAGGGGAAGCTGGACCTTGATGAACCGGTCTCCCGGTACTCCAGCGATTTCAAGGATGATTCGGTCAAAGTCAAGCACCTGCTGACTCACACTTCCAAAGGAACGCCTGGTGAAAAATATCAGTACAGCGGAAATCAATTCGATTACCTGACGGCGGTGATTGAGAAAAAGGCGGGCAGATCCTTCCGCGAAGAACTGGTGAAAACTTCTCTGGACCCTTTAGCGATGTCGAGCAGTGTGCCGGGGCATGACGTGGTGGACGAAGCGGAGAAGTGGTCTGCCCTGTTGGGAAAGGAAAACCTCAACCGCTATAAAAACAGTCTGTCGAGATTTTCCCAGCCCTATACCCTTTATGGTGATGGTGAGATCGTGCATGTCCCGTACCCGCAAAAAGGCATTAGCGCGGCGGCGGGGCTGCTTTCAACCGTTTTGGACATGGCAAAATTCGACGCGGCAATCGATCGCCACCAATTTGTGAAAAAGGAAACTCAGGAAAAAGCATGGACGAATTTCATCTCAACCAGCGGAAAATCGTTGCCTCATGGATTAGGCTGGTTCGTTGAAAATTTTAATGGCGTCAAATTGATCTGGCATTACGGTCACTGGGGAACCGGATTCTCTGCGACTTACCTTAAAGTACCCGAGAAAAACCTGTCGCTCATCATACTTTCAAACAGCGAAGCTCTTAGCGACCACAAATTCAAGATGGGCGAAGAGCGCATCGTAAATAACGTTTTCGTCTGCAATTTCCTTCGCACGTTTGTCTTTGAAGACAAACAGGCAGACGACTGCGAACGCGATTCGAAAATGGCCGTAACCAAGTGGCTGGCGGAGCGCAAAGCGAACGCGCGCGCGATCGTTTCAGTAGATCCTAAAATCCTCGATGCCTACGTCGGACAATACAAATACGACAAGACCGAGACTGAGCCCGAGCGAATCTGGACGGTCACCCGCGAAGGCAGCAAGCTTTTTATAGATATACCCAGAAATCACAAGACAGAGATATTTGCCGAATCAGAAACGAAATTCTTCCTCAAAATATGGCCGATTCAAATGACGTCGATTCAAATGACGTTTGTGAAAAAGGAAGGGCAGGTCACCCAAATAGATTTTGTTAATTACGGGGAAAAATATAGCGGAAATAGGATGAAATAG